From a single Miscanthus floridulus cultivar M001 chromosome 8, ASM1932011v1, whole genome shotgun sequence genomic region:
- the LOC136478333 gene encoding phospholipid--sterol O-acyltransferase-like isoform X1 encodes MPSRWRRRGDLAVAAALLATVALAAVGAAGADGGAEFDYRKLSGIIIPGFASTQLRAWSVLDCPYSPFDFNPLDSVWLDTAKIFSAVNCWLKCMLLEPYNQTDHPECKSRPDSGLSAITELDPGYITGPLSSVWKEWVKWCVEFGIEANAIIAVPYDWRLPPSMLEERDLYFHKLKLTFEIALKLRGGPSLVFAHSMGNNVFRYFLEWLKLEIAPKHYIQWLDEHIHAYFAVGAPLLGSTEAVRGALSGTTFGLPVSEGTARLMFNAFGSSLWLMPFSKHCKADNIYWKHFFEGKGGCPHRQQCDEAEYISDYAGWPTDLVNIEVPSVRDMGAYPSITDITENITSSMECGKPTLLSFSAREVSDGTLFRTIEDYDPQSKALVYQLEKYYQGDPVLNPLTPWERPPIKNVFCIYGIDSKTEVGYYFAPSGKPYPDNWIVTDIIYEFKGSLLSRQVILFRESLTIPAAMEHYFMAGILQLPLMVQELAWSKSEHNEGSTEHDGSDLQTAMNIDRHHGQDILPNMTRAPHVKYITYYEDAESLPGWRTAVWELDKANHRNIVRTPVLMRELWLEMWHDMHPDSKSKFVTKAFRGPLRNEDCHWDYGKARCGFPEHCEYRYIFGDVHLGMSCRLKNTSTNLLEQYL; translated from the exons ATGCCGTCGCGGTGGCGCCGACGCGGCGACCTCGCCGTCGCGGCTGCGCTGCTGGCGACGGTGGCCCTGGCGGCCGTGGGAGCGGCCGGGGCCGACGGCGGCGCGGAGTTCGATTACCGGAAGCTCTCGGGGATAATCATCCCGGGGTTCGCGTCCACGCAGCTGCGCGCGTGGTCGGTCCTCGATTGCCCCTACTCGCCCTTCGACTTCAACCCCCTCGACTCCGTCTGGCTCGACACTGCCAAG ATTTTCTCCGCGGTAAATTGCTGGCTTAAATGCATGCTGCTTGAACCCTATAATCAGACAGACCATCCGGAATGCAAGTCAAGGCCTGATAGTGGTCTTTCTGCAATTACAGAGTTGGACCCTGGTTATATAACAG GTCCTCTCTCTTCAGTATGGAAAGAATGGGTCAAATGGTGTGTAGAGTTTGGCATTGAAGCTAATGCAATTATCGCTGTTCCGTATGATTGGAGACTGCCCCCATCAATGCTTGAGGAGCGAGATCTGTATTTTCACAAATTAAA GTTAACTTTTGAAATTGCTTTGAAACTCCGAGGAGGGCCATCTTTGGTATTTGCTCATTCGATGGGAAATAATGTGTTTCGCTACTTTTTGGAATGGTTGAAACTGGAAATTGCTCCCAAGCACTATATCCAGTGGCTTGATGAACATATACATGCATACTTTGCAGTTG GCGCTCCTCTTCTTGGATCTACTGAAGCAGTTAGAGGTGCTCTTTCTGGAACAACTTTTGGCCTTCCAGTCAGTGAG GGCACAGCACGATTGATGTTTAATGCATTTGGTTCTTCTCTATGGCTTATGCCATTCTCAAAACACTGCAAAGCTGATAATATCTACTGGAAGCATTTTTTTGAGGGAAAGGGAGGTTGTCCTCACAGACAACAATGTGATGAAGCCGAATATATTTCAGACTACGCCGGATGGCCCACAGACCTTGTTAATATCGAGGTTCCTTCTGTTCGAG ATATGGGGGCATACCCATCCATCACGGATATAACCGAGAACATAACATCCAGTATGGAGTGTGGAAAGCCAACTCTCCTGTCATTTTCTGCCAGAGAAGTGTCAGATGGTACTTTGTTCAGAACAATAGAGGATTATGACCCTCAGAGCAAGGCACTTGTTTATCAGCTTGAGAA GTATTATCAGGGTGATCCAGTTCTGAACCCTCTAACACCCTGGGAGAGACCCCCAATAAAGAACGTATTTTGCATTTACGGGATTGATTCAAAGACTGAG GTAGGATATTACTTTGCCCCAAGTGGCAAACCATATCCAGACAACTGGATAGTAACTGATATTATTTATGAGTTTAAAGGTTCCCTACTTTCAAGGCAG GTAATTCTGTTTCGGGAAAGCCTAACAATTCCAGCGGCGATGGAACA CTATTTCATGGCAGGTATCCTACAACTCCCTCTCATGGTGCAAGAACTGGCTTGGAGCAAAAGTGAACATAACGAGGGCTCCACAG AACATGATGGATCTGATCTGCAAACAGCCATGAATATCGATCGCCATCATGGCCAGGATATACTACCAAACATGACAAGGGCTCCGCATGTGAAGTACATAACCTACTATGAGGATGCTGAAAGTCTTCCGGGATGGAGAACAGCAGTTTGGGAGCTTGATAAAG CAAATCACAGGAATATTGTTAGGACGCCAGTACTAATGCGTGAGTTATGGCTTGAAATGTGGCACGACATGCATCCCGATTCAAAATCAAAATTCGTGACGAAAG CTTTTCGAGGTCCGCTAAGAAACGAAGACTGCCACTGGGACTATGGAAAGGCTCGATGTGGATTTCCAGAACACTGTGAATACAG GTATATATTTGGCGATGTCCATCTGGGAATGAGCTGCAGACTGAAAAATACATCCACCAACCTTCTTGAACAGTATCTCTGA
- the LOC136478333 gene encoding phospholipid--sterol O-acyltransferase-like isoform X3, producing MPSRWRRRGDLAVAAALLATVALAAVGAAGADGGAEFDYRKLSGIIIPGFASTQLRAWSVLDCPYSPFDFNPLDSVWLDTAKIFSAVNCWLKCMLLEPYNQTDHPECKSRPDSGLSAITELDPGYITGPLSSVWKEWVKWCVEFGIEANAIIAVPYDWRLPPSMLEERDLYFHKLKLTFEIALKLRGGPSLVFAHSMGNNVFRYFLEWLKLEIAPKHYIQWLDEHIHAYFAVGAPLLGSTEAVRGALSGTTFGLPVSEGTARLMFNAFGSSLWLMPFSKHCKADNIYWKHFFEGKGGCPHRQQCDEAEYISDYAGWPTDLVNIEVPSVRDMGAYPSITDITENITSSMECGKPTLLSFSAREVSDGTLFRTIEDYDPQSKALVYQLEKYYQGDPVLNPLTPWERPPIKNVFCIYGIDSKTEVGYYFAPSGKPYPDNWIVTDIIYEFKGSLLSRQVILFRESLTIPAAMEHYFMAGILQLPLMVQELAWSKSEHNEGSTVYRNTKPPSLIILFYS from the exons ATGCCGTCGCGGTGGCGCCGACGCGGCGACCTCGCCGTCGCGGCTGCGCTGCTGGCGACGGTGGCCCTGGCGGCCGTGGGAGCGGCCGGGGCCGACGGCGGCGCGGAGTTCGATTACCGGAAGCTCTCGGGGATAATCATCCCGGGGTTCGCGTCCACGCAGCTGCGCGCGTGGTCGGTCCTCGATTGCCCCTACTCGCCCTTCGACTTCAACCCCCTCGACTCCGTCTGGCTCGACACTGCCAAG ATTTTCTCCGCGGTAAATTGCTGGCTTAAATGCATGCTGCTTGAACCCTATAATCAGACAGACCATCCGGAATGCAAGTCAAGGCCTGATAGTGGTCTTTCTGCAATTACAGAGTTGGACCCTGGTTATATAACAG GTCCTCTCTCTTCAGTATGGAAAGAATGGGTCAAATGGTGTGTAGAGTTTGGCATTGAAGCTAATGCAATTATCGCTGTTCCGTATGATTGGAGACTGCCCCCATCAATGCTTGAGGAGCGAGATCTGTATTTTCACAAATTAAA GTTAACTTTTGAAATTGCTTTGAAACTCCGAGGAGGGCCATCTTTGGTATTTGCTCATTCGATGGGAAATAATGTGTTTCGCTACTTTTTGGAATGGTTGAAACTGGAAATTGCTCCCAAGCACTATATCCAGTGGCTTGATGAACATATACATGCATACTTTGCAGTTG GCGCTCCTCTTCTTGGATCTACTGAAGCAGTTAGAGGTGCTCTTTCTGGAACAACTTTTGGCCTTCCAGTCAGTGAG GGCACAGCACGATTGATGTTTAATGCATTTGGTTCTTCTCTATGGCTTATGCCATTCTCAAAACACTGCAAAGCTGATAATATCTACTGGAAGCATTTTTTTGAGGGAAAGGGAGGTTGTCCTCACAGACAACAATGTGATGAAGCCGAATATATTTCAGACTACGCCGGATGGCCCACAGACCTTGTTAATATCGAGGTTCCTTCTGTTCGAG ATATGGGGGCATACCCATCCATCACGGATATAACCGAGAACATAACATCCAGTATGGAGTGTGGAAAGCCAACTCTCCTGTCATTTTCTGCCAGAGAAGTGTCAGATGGTACTTTGTTCAGAACAATAGAGGATTATGACCCTCAGAGCAAGGCACTTGTTTATCAGCTTGAGAA GTATTATCAGGGTGATCCAGTTCTGAACCCTCTAACACCCTGGGAGAGACCCCCAATAAAGAACGTATTTTGCATTTACGGGATTGATTCAAAGACTGAG GTAGGATATTACTTTGCCCCAAGTGGCAAACCATATCCAGACAACTGGATAGTAACTGATATTATTTATGAGTTTAAAGGTTCCCTACTTTCAAGGCAG GTAATTCTGTTTCGGGAAAGCCTAACAATTCCAGCGGCGATGGAACA CTATTTCATGGCAGGTATCCTACAACTCCCTCTCATGGTGCAAGAACTGGCTTGGAGCAAAAGTGAACATAACGAGGGCTCCACAG TATATCGCAACACTAAGCCGCCCTCCCTAATTATCCTCTTCTACTCTTGA
- the LOC136478333 gene encoding phospholipid--sterol O-acyltransferase-like isoform X2: MPSRWRRRGDLAVAAALLATVALAAVGAAGADGGAEFDYRKLSGIIIPGFASTQLRAWSVLDCPYSPFDFNPLDSVWLDTAKIFSAVNCWLKCMLLEPYNQTDHPECKSRPDSGLSAITELDPGYITGPLSSVWKEWVKWCVEFGIEANAIIAVPYDWRLPPSMLEERDLYFHKLKLTFEIALKLRGGPSLVFAHSMGNNVFRYFLEWLKLEIAPKHYIQWLDEHIHAYFAVGAPLLGSTEAVRGALSGTTFGLPVSEGTARLMFNAFGSSLWLMPFSKHCKADNIYWKHFFEGKGGCPHRQQCDEAEYISDYAGWPTDLVNIEVPSVRDMGAYPSITDITENITSSMECGKPTLLSFSAREVSDGTLFRTIEDYDPQSKALVYQLEKYYQGDPVLNPLTPWERPPIKNVFCIYGIDSKTEVGYYFAPSGKPYPDNWIVTDIIYEFKGSLLSRSGNSVSGKPNNSSGDGTVSYNSLSWCKNWLGAKVNITRAPQAEHDGSDLQTAMNIDRHHGQDILPNMTRAPHVKYITYYEDAESLPGWRTAVWELDKANHRNIVRTPVLMRELWLEMWHDMHPDSKSKFVTKAFRGPLRNEDCHWDYGKARCGFPEHCEYRYIFGDVHLGMSCRLKNTSTNLLEQYL, from the exons ATGCCGTCGCGGTGGCGCCGACGCGGCGACCTCGCCGTCGCGGCTGCGCTGCTGGCGACGGTGGCCCTGGCGGCCGTGGGAGCGGCCGGGGCCGACGGCGGCGCGGAGTTCGATTACCGGAAGCTCTCGGGGATAATCATCCCGGGGTTCGCGTCCACGCAGCTGCGCGCGTGGTCGGTCCTCGATTGCCCCTACTCGCCCTTCGACTTCAACCCCCTCGACTCCGTCTGGCTCGACACTGCCAAG ATTTTCTCCGCGGTAAATTGCTGGCTTAAATGCATGCTGCTTGAACCCTATAATCAGACAGACCATCCGGAATGCAAGTCAAGGCCTGATAGTGGTCTTTCTGCAATTACAGAGTTGGACCCTGGTTATATAACAG GTCCTCTCTCTTCAGTATGGAAAGAATGGGTCAAATGGTGTGTAGAGTTTGGCATTGAAGCTAATGCAATTATCGCTGTTCCGTATGATTGGAGACTGCCCCCATCAATGCTTGAGGAGCGAGATCTGTATTTTCACAAATTAAA GTTAACTTTTGAAATTGCTTTGAAACTCCGAGGAGGGCCATCTTTGGTATTTGCTCATTCGATGGGAAATAATGTGTTTCGCTACTTTTTGGAATGGTTGAAACTGGAAATTGCTCCCAAGCACTATATCCAGTGGCTTGATGAACATATACATGCATACTTTGCAGTTG GCGCTCCTCTTCTTGGATCTACTGAAGCAGTTAGAGGTGCTCTTTCTGGAACAACTTTTGGCCTTCCAGTCAGTGAG GGCACAGCACGATTGATGTTTAATGCATTTGGTTCTTCTCTATGGCTTATGCCATTCTCAAAACACTGCAAAGCTGATAATATCTACTGGAAGCATTTTTTTGAGGGAAAGGGAGGTTGTCCTCACAGACAACAATGTGATGAAGCCGAATATATTTCAGACTACGCCGGATGGCCCACAGACCTTGTTAATATCGAGGTTCCTTCTGTTCGAG ATATGGGGGCATACCCATCCATCACGGATATAACCGAGAACATAACATCCAGTATGGAGTGTGGAAAGCCAACTCTCCTGTCATTTTCTGCCAGAGAAGTGTCAGATGGTACTTTGTTCAGAACAATAGAGGATTATGACCCTCAGAGCAAGGCACTTGTTTATCAGCTTGAGAA GTATTATCAGGGTGATCCAGTTCTGAACCCTCTAACACCCTGGGAGAGACCCCCAATAAAGAACGTATTTTGCATTTACGGGATTGATTCAAAGACTGAG GTAGGATATTACTTTGCCCCAAGTGGCAAACCATATCCAGACAACTGGATAGTAACTGATATTATTTATGAGTTTAAAGGTTCCCTACTTTCAAG ATCAGGTAATTCTGTTTCGGGAAAGCCTAACAATTCCAGCGGCGATGGAACA GTATCCTACAACTCCCTCTCATGGTGCAAGAACTGGCTTGGAGCAAAAGTGAACATAACGAGGGCTCCACAG GCAGAACATGATGGATCTGATCTGCAAACAGCCATGAATATCGATCGCCATCATGGCCAGGATATACTACCAAACATGACAAGGGCTCCGCATGTGAAGTACATAACCTACTATGAGGATGCTGAAAGTCTTCCGGGATGGAGAACAGCAGTTTGGGAGCTTGATAAAG CAAATCACAGGAATATTGTTAGGACGCCAGTACTAATGCGTGAGTTATGGCTTGAAATGTGGCACGACATGCATCCCGATTCAAAATCAAAATTCGTGACGAAAG CTTTTCGAGGTCCGCTAAGAAACGAAGACTGCCACTGGGACTATGGAAAGGCTCGATGTGGATTTCCAGAACACTGTGAATACAG GTATATATTTGGCGATGTCCATCTGGGAATGAGCTGCAGACTGAAAAATACATCCACCAACCTTCTTGAACAGTATCTCTGA
- the LOC136478333 gene encoding phospholipid--sterol O-acyltransferase-like isoform X5: MPSRWRRRGDLAVAAALLATVALAAVGAAGADGGAEFDYRKLSGIIIPGFASTQLRAWSVLDCPYSPFDFNPLDSVWLDTAKIFSAVNCWLKCMLLEPYNQTDHPECKSRPDSGLSAITELDPGYITGPLSSVWKEWVKWCVEFGIEANAIIAVPYDWRLPPSMLEERDLYFHKLKLTFEIALKLRGGPSLVFAHSMGNNVFRYFLEWLKLEIAPKHYIQWLDEHIHAYFAVGAPLLGSTEAVRGALSGTTFGLPVSEGTARLMFNAFGSSLWLMPFSKHCKADNIYWKHFFEGKGGCPHRQQCDEAEYISDYAGWPTDLVNIEVPSVRDMGAYPSITDITENITSSMECGKPTLLSFSAREVSDGTLFRTIEDYDPQSKALVYQLEKYYQGDPVLNPLTPWERPPIKNVFCIYGIDSKTEVGYYFAPSGKPYPDNWIVTDIIYEFKGSLLSRSGNSVSGKPNNSSGDGTVSYNSLSWCKNWLGAKVNITRAPQYIATLSRPP, translated from the exons ATGCCGTCGCGGTGGCGCCGACGCGGCGACCTCGCCGTCGCGGCTGCGCTGCTGGCGACGGTGGCCCTGGCGGCCGTGGGAGCGGCCGGGGCCGACGGCGGCGCGGAGTTCGATTACCGGAAGCTCTCGGGGATAATCATCCCGGGGTTCGCGTCCACGCAGCTGCGCGCGTGGTCGGTCCTCGATTGCCCCTACTCGCCCTTCGACTTCAACCCCCTCGACTCCGTCTGGCTCGACACTGCCAAG ATTTTCTCCGCGGTAAATTGCTGGCTTAAATGCATGCTGCTTGAACCCTATAATCAGACAGACCATCCGGAATGCAAGTCAAGGCCTGATAGTGGTCTTTCTGCAATTACAGAGTTGGACCCTGGTTATATAACAG GTCCTCTCTCTTCAGTATGGAAAGAATGGGTCAAATGGTGTGTAGAGTTTGGCATTGAAGCTAATGCAATTATCGCTGTTCCGTATGATTGGAGACTGCCCCCATCAATGCTTGAGGAGCGAGATCTGTATTTTCACAAATTAAA GTTAACTTTTGAAATTGCTTTGAAACTCCGAGGAGGGCCATCTTTGGTATTTGCTCATTCGATGGGAAATAATGTGTTTCGCTACTTTTTGGAATGGTTGAAACTGGAAATTGCTCCCAAGCACTATATCCAGTGGCTTGATGAACATATACATGCATACTTTGCAGTTG GCGCTCCTCTTCTTGGATCTACTGAAGCAGTTAGAGGTGCTCTTTCTGGAACAACTTTTGGCCTTCCAGTCAGTGAG GGCACAGCACGATTGATGTTTAATGCATTTGGTTCTTCTCTATGGCTTATGCCATTCTCAAAACACTGCAAAGCTGATAATATCTACTGGAAGCATTTTTTTGAGGGAAAGGGAGGTTGTCCTCACAGACAACAATGTGATGAAGCCGAATATATTTCAGACTACGCCGGATGGCCCACAGACCTTGTTAATATCGAGGTTCCTTCTGTTCGAG ATATGGGGGCATACCCATCCATCACGGATATAACCGAGAACATAACATCCAGTATGGAGTGTGGAAAGCCAACTCTCCTGTCATTTTCTGCCAGAGAAGTGTCAGATGGTACTTTGTTCAGAACAATAGAGGATTATGACCCTCAGAGCAAGGCACTTGTTTATCAGCTTGAGAA GTATTATCAGGGTGATCCAGTTCTGAACCCTCTAACACCCTGGGAGAGACCCCCAATAAAGAACGTATTTTGCATTTACGGGATTGATTCAAAGACTGAG GTAGGATATTACTTTGCCCCAAGTGGCAAACCATATCCAGACAACTGGATAGTAACTGATATTATTTATGAGTTTAAAGGTTCCCTACTTTCAAG ATCAGGTAATTCTGTTTCGGGAAAGCCTAACAATTCCAGCGGCGATGGAACA GTATCCTACAACTCCCTCTCATGGTGCAAGAACTGGCTTGGAGCAAAAGTGAACATAACGAGGGCTCCACAG TATATCGCAACACTAAGCCGCCCTCCCTAA
- the LOC136478333 gene encoding phospholipid--sterol O-acyltransferase-like isoform X6 gives MPSRWRRRGDLAVAAALLATVALAAVGAAGADGGAEFDYRKLSGIIIPGFASTQLRAWSVLDCPYSPFDFNPLDSVWLDTAKIFSAVNCWLKCMLLEPYNQTDHPECKSRPDSGLSAITELDPGYITGPLSSVWKEWVKWCVEFGIEANAIIAVPYDWRLPPSMLEERDLYFHKLKLTFEIALKLRGGPSLVFAHSMGNNVFRYFLEWLKLEIAPKHYIQWLDEHIHAYFAVGAPLLGSTEAVRGALSGTTFGLPVSEGTARLMFNAFGSSLWLMPFSKHCKADNIYWKHFFEGKGGCPHRQQCDEAEYISDYAGWPTDLVNIEVPSVRDMGAYPSITDITENITSSMECGKPTLLSFSAREVSDGTLFRTIEDYDPQSKALVYQLEKYYQGDPVLNPLTPWERPPIKNVFCIYGIDSKTEVGYYFAPSGKPYPDNWIVTDIIYEFKGSLLSRQVILFRESLTIPAAMEHYFMAGILQLPLMVQELAWSKSEHNEGSTGRT, from the exons ATGCCGTCGCGGTGGCGCCGACGCGGCGACCTCGCCGTCGCGGCTGCGCTGCTGGCGACGGTGGCCCTGGCGGCCGTGGGAGCGGCCGGGGCCGACGGCGGCGCGGAGTTCGATTACCGGAAGCTCTCGGGGATAATCATCCCGGGGTTCGCGTCCACGCAGCTGCGCGCGTGGTCGGTCCTCGATTGCCCCTACTCGCCCTTCGACTTCAACCCCCTCGACTCCGTCTGGCTCGACACTGCCAAG ATTTTCTCCGCGGTAAATTGCTGGCTTAAATGCATGCTGCTTGAACCCTATAATCAGACAGACCATCCGGAATGCAAGTCAAGGCCTGATAGTGGTCTTTCTGCAATTACAGAGTTGGACCCTGGTTATATAACAG GTCCTCTCTCTTCAGTATGGAAAGAATGGGTCAAATGGTGTGTAGAGTTTGGCATTGAAGCTAATGCAATTATCGCTGTTCCGTATGATTGGAGACTGCCCCCATCAATGCTTGAGGAGCGAGATCTGTATTTTCACAAATTAAA GTTAACTTTTGAAATTGCTTTGAAACTCCGAGGAGGGCCATCTTTGGTATTTGCTCATTCGATGGGAAATAATGTGTTTCGCTACTTTTTGGAATGGTTGAAACTGGAAATTGCTCCCAAGCACTATATCCAGTGGCTTGATGAACATATACATGCATACTTTGCAGTTG GCGCTCCTCTTCTTGGATCTACTGAAGCAGTTAGAGGTGCTCTTTCTGGAACAACTTTTGGCCTTCCAGTCAGTGAG GGCACAGCACGATTGATGTTTAATGCATTTGGTTCTTCTCTATGGCTTATGCCATTCTCAAAACACTGCAAAGCTGATAATATCTACTGGAAGCATTTTTTTGAGGGAAAGGGAGGTTGTCCTCACAGACAACAATGTGATGAAGCCGAATATATTTCAGACTACGCCGGATGGCCCACAGACCTTGTTAATATCGAGGTTCCTTCTGTTCGAG ATATGGGGGCATACCCATCCATCACGGATATAACCGAGAACATAACATCCAGTATGGAGTGTGGAAAGCCAACTCTCCTGTCATTTTCTGCCAGAGAAGTGTCAGATGGTACTTTGTTCAGAACAATAGAGGATTATGACCCTCAGAGCAAGGCACTTGTTTATCAGCTTGAGAA GTATTATCAGGGTGATCCAGTTCTGAACCCTCTAACACCCTGGGAGAGACCCCCAATAAAGAACGTATTTTGCATTTACGGGATTGATTCAAAGACTGAG GTAGGATATTACTTTGCCCCAAGTGGCAAACCATATCCAGACAACTGGATAGTAACTGATATTATTTATGAGTTTAAAGGTTCCCTACTTTCAAGGCAG GTAATTCTGTTTCGGGAAAGCCTAACAATTCCAGCGGCGATGGAACA CTATTTCATGGCAGGTATCCTACAACTCCCTCTCATGGTGCAAGAACTGGCTTGGAGCAAAAGTGAACATAACGAGGGCTCCACAG GCAGAACATGA
- the LOC136478333 gene encoding phospholipid--sterol O-acyltransferase-like isoform X4, whose amino-acid sequence MPSRWRRRGDLAVAAALLATVALAAVGAAGADGGAEFDYRKLSGIIIPGFASTQLRAWSVLDCPYSPFDFNPLDSVWLDTAKIFSAVNCWLKCMLLEPYNQTDHPECKSRPDSGLSAITELDPGYITGPLSSVWKEWVKWCVEFGIEANAIIAVPYDWRLPPSMLEERDLYFHKLKLTFEIALKLRGGPSLVFAHSMGNNVFRYFLEWLKLEIAPKHYIQWLDEHIHAYFAVGAPLLGSTEAVRGALSGTTFGLPVSEGTARLMFNAFGSSLWLMPFSKHCKADNIYWKHFFEGKGGCPHRQQCDEAEYISDYAGWPTDLVNIEVPSVRDMGAYPSITDITENITSSMECGKPTLLSFSAREVSDGTLFRTIEDYDPQSKALVYQLEKYYQGDPVLNPLTPWERPPIKNVFCIYGIDSKTEVGYYFAPSGKPYPDNWIVTDIIYEFKGSLLSRSGNSVSGKPNNSSGDGTVSYNSLSWCKNWLGAKVNITRAPQNMMDLICKQP is encoded by the exons ATGCCGTCGCGGTGGCGCCGACGCGGCGACCTCGCCGTCGCGGCTGCGCTGCTGGCGACGGTGGCCCTGGCGGCCGTGGGAGCGGCCGGGGCCGACGGCGGCGCGGAGTTCGATTACCGGAAGCTCTCGGGGATAATCATCCCGGGGTTCGCGTCCACGCAGCTGCGCGCGTGGTCGGTCCTCGATTGCCCCTACTCGCCCTTCGACTTCAACCCCCTCGACTCCGTCTGGCTCGACACTGCCAAG ATTTTCTCCGCGGTAAATTGCTGGCTTAAATGCATGCTGCTTGAACCCTATAATCAGACAGACCATCCGGAATGCAAGTCAAGGCCTGATAGTGGTCTTTCTGCAATTACAGAGTTGGACCCTGGTTATATAACAG GTCCTCTCTCTTCAGTATGGAAAGAATGGGTCAAATGGTGTGTAGAGTTTGGCATTGAAGCTAATGCAATTATCGCTGTTCCGTATGATTGGAGACTGCCCCCATCAATGCTTGAGGAGCGAGATCTGTATTTTCACAAATTAAA GTTAACTTTTGAAATTGCTTTGAAACTCCGAGGAGGGCCATCTTTGGTATTTGCTCATTCGATGGGAAATAATGTGTTTCGCTACTTTTTGGAATGGTTGAAACTGGAAATTGCTCCCAAGCACTATATCCAGTGGCTTGATGAACATATACATGCATACTTTGCAGTTG GCGCTCCTCTTCTTGGATCTACTGAAGCAGTTAGAGGTGCTCTTTCTGGAACAACTTTTGGCCTTCCAGTCAGTGAG GGCACAGCACGATTGATGTTTAATGCATTTGGTTCTTCTCTATGGCTTATGCCATTCTCAAAACACTGCAAAGCTGATAATATCTACTGGAAGCATTTTTTTGAGGGAAAGGGAGGTTGTCCTCACAGACAACAATGTGATGAAGCCGAATATATTTCAGACTACGCCGGATGGCCCACAGACCTTGTTAATATCGAGGTTCCTTCTGTTCGAG ATATGGGGGCATACCCATCCATCACGGATATAACCGAGAACATAACATCCAGTATGGAGTGTGGAAAGCCAACTCTCCTGTCATTTTCTGCCAGAGAAGTGTCAGATGGTACTTTGTTCAGAACAATAGAGGATTATGACCCTCAGAGCAAGGCACTTGTTTATCAGCTTGAGAA GTATTATCAGGGTGATCCAGTTCTGAACCCTCTAACACCCTGGGAGAGACCCCCAATAAAGAACGTATTTTGCATTTACGGGATTGATTCAAAGACTGAG GTAGGATATTACTTTGCCCCAAGTGGCAAACCATATCCAGACAACTGGATAGTAACTGATATTATTTATGAGTTTAAAGGTTCCCTACTTTCAAG ATCAGGTAATTCTGTTTCGGGAAAGCCTAACAATTCCAGCGGCGATGGAACA GTATCCTACAACTCCCTCTCATGGTGCAAGAACTGGCTTGGAGCAAAAGTGAACATAACGAGGGCTCCACAG AACATGATGGATCTGATCTGCAAACAGCCATGA